One segment of Eschrichtius robustus isolate mEscRob2 chromosome 3, mEscRob2.pri, whole genome shotgun sequence DNA contains the following:
- the CRYZ gene encoding quinone oxidoreductase, which produces MAAGQKLMRAIRVFEFGGPEVLKLQSNVAIPIPKDHQVLIKVQACGVNPVDTYIRSGTYSRKPLLPYTPGLDVAGIIEAVGESVSAFKKGDRVFTTSTISGGYAEYALAADHTVYTLPEKLDFKQGAAIGIPYFTAYRALLHSARVKAGESVLVHGASGGVGIAACQIARAYGLKVLGTAGTEEGQKIVLQNGAHEVFNHKEANYIDKIKKSVGEKGVDVIIEMLANVNLSNDLNLLSHGGRVIVVGSRGPIEINPRDTMAKESSIIGVALYSSTKEEFQQFAAALQAGMEIGWLRPVIGPQYPLEKVAQAHEDIIHSSGATGKMILLLK; this is translated from the exons ATGGCGGCTGGACAGAAGTTGATGAGAGCTATTAGAGTTTTTGAATTTGGTGGACCAGAAGTGCTAAAACTCCAGTCGAATGTTGCCATACCAATTCCGAAAGACCATCAG GTTCTAATTAAAGTCCAAGCATGTGGTGTAAACCCAGTGGACACATATATTCGCTCTGGTACTTACAGTAGAAAACCACTTCTTCCCTATACTCCTGGCTTAGATGTGGCTGGAATAATAGAAGCTGTCGGGGAGAGTGTATCTGCTTTCAAg AAAGGTGACAGAGTTTTCACTACCAGCACAATCTCTGGGGGCTACGCAGAGTACGCTCTGGCAGCCGATCACACTGTTTACACACTGCCAGAAAAACTGGACTTTAAACAAGGAGCTGCCATCGGGATCCCGTATTTTACTGCTTATCGAGCTCTGCTTCACAG TGCCCGTGTGAAAGCTGGAGAAAGTGTTCTGGTTCATGGGGCTAGTGGAGGG gttGGAATAGCAGCATGCCAAATTGCTAGAGCTTATGGCTTAAAGGTTTTGGGCACAGCTGGTACTGAGGAAGGACAAAAGATTgttttgcaaaatggagcccacgaAGTGTTTAATCACAAAGAAGCTAATTACATTGATAAAATTAAG AAATCTGTTGGTGAAAAAGGAGTTGATGTGATTATTGAAATGCTAGCGAATGTAAATCTTAGCAACGATTTGAATCTTTTGTCTCATGGAGGACGAGTAAta GTTGTTGGCAGCAGGGGTCCTATTGAAATAAACCCTCGGGACACCATGGCAAAGGAATCTAGCATAATAGGAGTTGCTCTCTATTCATCCACCAAG gaGGAATTTCAGCAGTTTGCAGCAGCCCTTCAAGCTGGAATGGAAATTGGTTGGTTGAGACCAGTAATAGGTCCCCAGTATCCATTGGAGAAGGTGGCCCAGGCTCATGAAGATATCATTCATAGCAGTGGGGCTACTGGAAAAATGATTCTTCTCTTAAAATGA